One genomic region from Ovis canadensis isolate MfBH-ARS-UI-01 breed Bighorn chromosome 24, ARS-UI_OviCan_v2, whole genome shotgun sequence encodes:
- the LYRM1 gene encoding LYR motif-containing protein 1 isoform X1 yields MWSKKGPEAQPSWLTQPLENRGQPGFLSSLSSSFSPAGPRTFLCSKRYHRTGTPLEFASHGSPGFTLTDTDLIKQCIDECTARIEIGLHYQIPYPRPIHLPPMGLTPLRGRGLRSQEKLRKFSKPIYLKSHDEVS; encoded by the exons ATGTGGAGCAAGAAGGGGCCAGAGGCACAACCTAGCTGGCTTACCCAACCACTGGAAAACAGAGGCCAGCCTGGGTTTctgtcttcactttcttcaagttTCAGTCCAGCTG GTCCTAGAACTTTTCTGTGCTCCAAGAGGTACCACAGGACAGGAACGCCCTTGGAATTTGCAAGTCATGGTAGCCCAGGCTTCACT ctcacagacacagacctGATTAAACAGTGTATAGATGAATGCACAGCCAGGATTGAAATTGGACTACATTACCAGATTCCTTATCCAAGGCCA ATTCATCTGCCTCCGATGGGCCTTACCCCACTACGAGGCCGGGGACTTCGAAGCCAGGAGAAACTGAGGAAATTTTCCAAACCAATATATCTCAAATCTCATGATGAAGTTTCCTAA
- the LYRM1 gene encoding LYR motif-containing protein 1 isoform X2, which yields MTMATRQEVLGLYRRIFRLARKWQAASGQMEDTIKEKQYILNEARTLFQKNKNLTDTDLIKQCIDECTARIEIGLHYQIPYPRPIHLPPMGLTPLRGRGLRSQEKLRKFSKPIYLKSHDEVS from the exons ATGACAATGGCAACACGACAAGAAGTTCTTGGCCTCTACCGCAGAATTTTCAGGCTTGCGAGGAAATGGCAGGCTGCATCAGGGCAGATGGAAGACAccattaaagaaaaacagtacATATTAAATGAAGCCAGAACGCtgttccaaaaaaacaaaaat ctcacagacacagacctGATTAAACAGTGTATAGATGAATGCACAGCCAGGATTGAAATTGGACTACATTACCAGATTCCTTATCCAAGGCCA ATTCATCTGCCTCCGATGGGCCTTACCCCACTACGAGGCCGGGGACTTCGAAGCCAGGAGAAACTGAGGAAATTTTCCAAACCAATATATCTCAAATCTCATGATGAAGTTTCCTAA